One genomic segment of Anaerosporomusa subterranea includes these proteins:
- a CDS encoding LysR family transcriptional regulator, which yields MEDRDWLIIKVLQENKNVTKTAQALFISQPSLTARIRHIEDEFGVKMIYRGSRGIHFTPEGDYLAQRAQDMLTNIRHIKEQVVNMSAEIRGTLRLAAPNYLAKFKLPRLLGLFKERYPNVEFDVINAWSRDICSLLYNQDVQVGFVRTDNSWNGEKHILHEEPLCIASKKEISLKDLPQLARIDYHTDTSYKTFLNTWWSENFSRPPRISMTVGQLDICKAMVVNGLGYGILPSTIFYDVEPLHQIPITDKAGNPILRKTIMLYQTEILELKMVNLFVNFAKTVDFNHLL from the coding sequence ATGGAAGACCGAGATTGGTTAATCATCAAAGTGTTGCAGGAGAATAAAAATGTCACGAAAACAGCGCAAGCATTATTCATCTCTCAGCCCTCACTTACTGCTCGCATACGCCACATAGAAGATGAATTCGGCGTTAAAATGATCTATCGTGGCAGCAGAGGTATTCATTTCACACCCGAGGGTGATTACCTGGCGCAACGCGCTCAAGATATGCTAACAAATATTCGTCATATAAAAGAACAAGTTGTTAATATGAGCGCCGAGATAAGAGGAACACTACGATTGGCTGCTCCTAATTATCTAGCTAAGTTTAAGCTGCCCCGGCTGCTCGGACTTTTTAAAGAACGATATCCAAATGTTGAGTTTGATGTCATTAATGCCTGGAGTCGTGATATCTGCAGTCTATTATATAACCAAGACGTACAGGTGGGGTTTGTCCGAACAGACAATAGTTGGAACGGTGAAAAGCATATTTTACATGAGGAGCCACTATGCATTGCCTCGAAAAAAGAAATTAGTCTTAAAGATCTTCCCCAGCTAGCGCGAATTGATTATCATACCGATACTTCATATAAGACATTCCTCAATACCTGGTGGAGTGAGAATTTTTCACGACCACCGAGAATTAGCATGACGGTTGGTCAACTGGATATCTGTAAAGCCATGGTCGTAAACGGCTTAGGTTATGGAATATTGCCCAGCACGATTTTTTATGATGTTGAGCCTTTACATCAGATTCCGATAACCGATAAAGCAGGTAACCCTATATTAAGAAAAACAATAATGCTTTATCAAACGGAAATACTGGAATTGAAGATGGTAAACTTGTTTGTGAACTTTGCTAAAACCGTAGATTTTAATCATTTATTGTAG
- a CDS encoding TRAP transporter large permease subunit, which produces MGLSIWSLLAYIITIIVWNAGLKRNIGEAMIAGWVAVLLFGGSKFFDLATKSIIFAATQETVYAALAFVFMAFVMTKTGLVNRMVDILNSTLGRVAGGAGYISTLASALMGLISGSGSGNAASVGAVTIPWMVKSNWSSKLSATMVAGNAGLGIALPPCSSMFLLLGLGVVAAKVTTGSLYIALLTGGLWTLLYRLILVRWFVYKYNIQPLPPEMLKPLAQTLRDGWTSLLIFVGILLPVGLTIGPVADYLEAIKSFGPKGLKSISIIVWIPVLISWIAFFEGRKYLPKTAAGLYNLVQSSAKRYVVVGATLFFAFAAGDVMTDLGLAKDMMSILQALNLSPIMMIILVGILVTLIGGPLTSTATVVAIGSVSFSALTYAGVDPATAAAVILIFSSTEGATPPGAAPIFIACGIANVDPVKTFLPLIAYYVIPILIIGVLIALGILPTMVM; this is translated from the coding sequence ATGGGACTAAGTATTTGGTCATTACTAGCGTACATCATTACGATTATTGTTTGGAACGCAGGTCTAAAGCGAAATATCGGCGAGGCTATGATAGCGGGTTGGGTAGCCGTCCTGCTGTTTGGCGGAAGTAAGTTTTTTGATTTAGCAACTAAAAGTATAATTTTTGCGGCCACACAGGAAACCGTATATGCGGCGCTCGCCTTTGTATTCATGGCTTTTGTTATGACAAAGACCGGACTGGTAAACCGAATGGTAGATATTCTTAATTCAACTTTAGGCAGGGTTGCTGGCGGTGCCGGTTATATCTCGACGTTGGCGAGCGCCCTAATGGGGCTGATTTCCGGGTCTGGCTCCGGCAATGCCGCGTCAGTCGGTGCGGTAACAATCCCTTGGATGGTTAAATCCAACTGGTCCTCGAAGTTAAGCGCTACAATGGTCGCCGGCAACGCCGGCCTAGGCATTGCATTGCCGCCATGCTCATCAATGTTTCTGCTGCTGGGTCTGGGGGTCGTCGCCGCGAAAGTCACCACCGGCTCCCTATATATCGCTCTTCTGACAGGCGGATTGTGGACTCTGCTGTATCGTCTGATTTTAGTACGTTGGTTCGTTTATAAGTACAATATTCAACCACTGCCGCCGGAAATGCTAAAACCGCTTGCGCAAACTTTGCGTGATGGTTGGACATCATTGCTGATATTCGTAGGAATCCTGCTCCCTGTCGGCCTGACAATTGGGCCGGTTGCGGATTACTTAGAGGCGATAAAGAGCTTTGGCCCAAAAGGCTTGAAAAGTATTTCGATCATAGTTTGGATTCCCGTGTTAATTAGCTGGATCGCTTTCTTCGAAGGTCGGAAGTATTTGCCGAAAACAGCCGCTGGGTTATATAACCTGGTTCAATCTTCTGCGAAGCGTTACGTCGTCGTCGGTGCAACTTTGTTTTTTGCGTTTGCTGCTGGCGATGTGATGACTGATCTAGGCCTCGCAAAAGACATGATGTCAATTTTGCAGGCGCTCAATCTTTCACCAATCATGATGATCATTCTGGTTGGCATTCTGGTAACGTTAATTGGCGGTCCGCTGACATCAACTGCAACAGTTGTAGCAATTGGCTCAGTTTCCTTCTCTGCACTCACCTATGCCGGAGTAGACCCGGCTACAGCCGCAGCCGTTATCCTGATTTTTTCTTCCACTGAAGGAGCTACGCCTCCCGGAGCGGCACCCATTTTTATTGCATGCGGCATTGCCAATGTAGACCCTGTTAAAACATTCTTACCATTGATCGCATATTACGTTATACCCATCCTGATTATAGGCGTTCTTATTGCATTGGGAATACTGCCAACTATGGTAATGTAG
- a CDS encoding HpcH/HpaI aldolase/citrate lyase family protein, protein MTVNYTKDTVRRSRLIMPANAPKFVEKAYLRNADAVVLDLEDSIPQAEKLATRALIKELIPVVGKGGSDVFVRVNNTGELLNSDIEAAIWPGVEGIIVPKVESAAEVQAIEQQIAELEQKRGIPAGQIKISVLIESCKGYVNLNEIAQASERIDTVTIGNEDFLRETGMVETEDTYHALLVPRMQLVLTARAHGKAPLGLIGSLANYGDTNAFEKSAVLAYKHGYTGASCIHPGNVEILNKAFSPSPAEIERSKQVMAAFEAALAIGRASTTFEGKMIDYVHYDRAKQVFARHAMIEKFELKKKAAREAVALTIAPVRKTE, encoded by the coding sequence ATGACAGTCAATTACACGAAAGACACTGTTCGTAGATCAAGATTAATCATGCCGGCCAATGCGCCAAAGTTTGTTGAAAAGGCCTATTTGCGGAACGCCGATGCCGTTGTCCTCGATCTGGAAGACAGCATTCCACAAGCGGAAAAGCTGGCTACGCGAGCACTGATTAAAGAGTTGATTCCGGTTGTCGGCAAAGGCGGCAGCGATGTATTTGTCAGGGTCAACAACACGGGAGAGTTACTCAACAGTGATATTGAGGCTGCTATCTGGCCGGGAGTAGAAGGCATTATTGTTCCGAAAGTAGAAAGTGCCGCTGAAGTTCAAGCCATTGAACAGCAGATCGCTGAGTTAGAACAAAAGAGAGGCATCCCTGCCGGTCAGATCAAGATATCCGTACTGATCGAATCCTGTAAAGGCTATGTTAACTTGAATGAAATTGCCCAGGCCAGTGAGCGAATTGACACAGTTACCATTGGCAATGAAGATTTCTTGCGGGAAACTGGCATGGTAGAAACAGAGGATACGTATCACGCCTTATTAGTCCCTCGTATGCAGCTTGTGCTTACTGCCCGTGCACATGGAAAAGCGCCGCTCGGCTTAATCGGCAGTCTGGCCAACTATGGCGACACTAACGCTTTTGAAAAAAGCGCTGTACTTGCCTATAAACATGGCTATACTGGCGCCAGTTGCATTCATCCCGGTAATGTAGAGATCTTGAACAAAGCATTTTCGCCCAGTCCAGCGGAGATCGAGCGCTCCAAACAAGTGATGGCTGCCTTTGAGGCCGCTCTGGCAATAGGCAGAGCATCTACCACATTTGAGGGAAAAATGATTGATTATGTCCACTACGACAGAGCTAAACAAGTCTTTGCACGACATGCAATGATCGAAAAATTTGAATTGAAAAAGAAAGCGGCGAGAGAAGCAGTCGCGCTCACTATCGCTCCGGTACGAAAGACGGAATAA